One window from the genome of Gimesia aquarii encodes:
- a CDS encoding HEAT repeat domain-containing protein: MRHVILILLSFLLTICSGATCAWALGEESFGNQPLNAANFQDWPGIVPVVNHESRVYHQWVNGNEYCFYRGNNESLNDVLKKFAATDEKVHEVVLRPGPAVVDSFNKSKTIHYHWNLHLVGGIAKMMTKKDQGANIWSKHPILTIYVGGNIQLDKIKIPKGVTILELADLEKRYSKGLKSTDTTVRGWSNGQLARLDPYNESNMKAIARLLGDDDKWVRLNAVGALAIFGKKAEPLLPTLQETLNTDDQQLKTRVKETIKKIEDAKDKTKAEKEHQEMVSKISQFRKSLAK; the protein is encoded by the coding sequence ATGCGGCATGTTATATTAATACTATTGAGTTTCCTGCTGACTATTTGCAGTGGCGCCACATGCGCATGGGCTTTAGGGGAAGAGAGTTTTGGCAACCAACCTTTGAATGCGGCCAATTTTCAGGATTGGCCGGGAATTGTTCCGGTCGTCAATCATGAAAGCCGCGTTTATCATCAATGGGTCAACGGCAATGAATACTGTTTCTACCGCGGAAATAACGAGTCACTGAATGATGTGTTAAAAAAATTTGCTGCTACCGACGAAAAAGTGCATGAGGTTGTGTTGCGACCGGGGCCAGCAGTAGTGGACTCTTTCAACAAGTCAAAAACGATTCACTATCATTGGAATCTGCATCTTGTGGGCGGCATCGCCAAAATGATGACGAAAAAAGATCAAGGTGCTAATATCTGGAGCAAACACCCGATTCTAACGATTTACGTGGGTGGCAATATTCAATTGGACAAAATCAAAATTCCCAAAGGCGTCACGATACTCGAACTTGCCGATCTGGAAAAACGCTATTCTAAGGGACTGAAAAGTACCGATACTACCGTGCGTGGCTGGAGTAACGGGCAACTGGCTCGACTTGACCCATACAACGAAAGCAATATGAAGGCGATCGCTCGCTTATTAGGGGACGATGACAAGTGGGTCCGTTTAAATGCAGTAGGTGCCCTGGCAATTTTCGGTAAGAAAGCCGAGCCTCTGCTACCGACTTTGCAAGAGACACTAAATACAGATGACCAACAGTTGAAAACTCGTGTCAAAGAAACGATTAAAAAAATTGAAGATGCCAAAGACAAAACGAAAGCAGAAAAAGAACACCAGGAAATGGTCTCAAAAATTAGCCAGTTTCGAAAATCGCTCGCTAAATAA
- a CDS encoding DUF1559 domain-containing protein: MINKKRGFTLIELLVVIAIIAILIALLLPAVQQAREAARRASCKNNLKQIGLALHNYNETHSCFPVGISGSPVDINGVRWYNTGKVLWMAYVLPFIDQGNLYQDIDFNVGDPGRNAVNSPVKARILPVYRCPSDPGNQAATGYLQEGPSNYGACLGRDPINAIFGGGSAHANNGTSVLYMNSRTKLRDITDGSSNTMVVAECLVGGIYYDYGNGVNSPLPACSNNPAGTPRTGRGRSWFFGDNAIEWGFTTTFPPNALSETGGCKSYQEFGNSDAGSKHEGGAHILLCDGAVRFVSENMHLPTWQNLGDKADGNVLGEY, translated from the coding sequence ATGATAAACAAAAAGCGTGGATTCACTCTCATTGAGCTGCTGGTTGTGATCGCCATTATTGCGATTTTGATTGCCCTGTTGTTGCCTGCAGTGCAACAGGCACGCGAGGCTGCTCGCCGGGCGTCTTGTAAAAATAATCTGAAACAAATTGGCTTAGCACTTCACAACTATAATGAAACTCATAGCTGTTTTCCTGTTGGAATATCCGGATCGCCCGTCGATATCAATGGGGTTCGCTGGTACAACACCGGAAAGGTATTGTGGATGGCTTATGTCTTACCTTTTATTGATCAGGGAAACTTGTATCAGGATATCGATTTTAATGTGGGGGACCCGGGAAGAAATGCAGTCAATTCTCCTGTGAAAGCCAGAATACTTCCCGTCTATCGCTGTCCCAGCGATCCAGGAAATCAGGCTGCAACTGGTTATCTGCAAGAAGGGCCGAGTAACTATGGTGCCTGTTTAGGTCGAGATCCGATCAATGCGATTTTTGGTGGTGGATCGGCGCATGCAAATAACGGTACTTCGGTACTCTATATGAATAGTAGGACCAAACTCCGTGATATAACCGATGGTTCATCAAATACGATGGTCGTGGCAGAATGTCTGGTCGGAGGAATTTACTACGATTATGGAAATGGTGTGAATAGCCCTCTTCCCGCTTGTAGTAATAATCCTGCGGGGACACCAAGAACCGGTAGAGGTCGTTCCTGGTTTTTTGGTGACAATGCGATTGAGTGGGGGTTTACGACAACATTCCCTCCCAATGCACTTTCAGAAACAGGTGGTTGTAAATCCTATCAGGAATTTGGAAACTCGGATGCAGGCAGCAAACACGAAGGGGGCGCTCACATTTTGTTGTGTGATGGAGCGGTGCGATTCGTTTCTGAGAACATGCATTTGCCTACTTGGCAGAACCTGGGAGACAAAGCTGATGGGAACGTATTGGGAGAATATTAA
- a CDS encoding mechanosensitive ion channel family protein, with protein MGRFHFPVCLISILFCLTLSPSIGFAEPKLNYRPADTSSPRSTLKDFIDASNQISKHVRDTKFVNRDSEALRPIILRILDCLDQSDLPAFAREARAAEVAICLKEIMDRVELPPFDEIPGIEEVDAAGDKLTSWRIPGTRLTIARMEEGPQKHEYLFSKGTVDRAVRYYQDMKAYPYRTSGPETSPGFYRWYFSSPGHSAVVPIIERLPKGFRDQVFGMAVWKWPALFLSIIVASLVMLLIYRIHFRLTQRWKGKNIVCYCLTIIFPILAVFAPFIVTYVVKDQLIVRGWPLYIVDFTSLLIALLASIFVVFAASNRVAETIIASPKINPQGLNAQLIRIISRLMSMVIAVAVFLVGGQYLGIKLTTLLASAGIGGFAVALAAQDTLKTLFGTIMLMADKPFRVGERIQFNQYDGNVEDIGLRSTRVRLLTGNLVTIPNDELARCDIENITRRPYIRRSADIKIPLDTHRTKVEQCIEIIRNTLKDHEGMNPDLPARVYFDEFNDDSFNIKVIYWYTPPEFWDFLAFSQKVNLQIFQAFEEQGIQFSQPLRVVHTDTESQGS; from the coding sequence GTGGGTCGATTTCATTTTCCAGTCTGTCTTATAAGCATCCTCTTCTGTTTAACATTGTCTCCGAGTATTGGATTTGCTGAGCCAAAGCTCAATTATCGTCCGGCTGATACTTCCAGTCCGCGGAGTACACTTAAAGACTTCATTGACGCCAGTAATCAGATTTCGAAGCATGTCCGCGACACCAAATTTGTCAATCGAGATTCTGAGGCTCTGCGCCCAATTATTTTACGGATACTTGACTGTCTCGATCAAAGTGACTTACCAGCGTTTGCCCGCGAAGCCCGGGCTGCGGAAGTGGCGATTTGTTTGAAGGAAATTATGGATCGAGTCGAGTTGCCTCCCTTTGACGAGATCCCAGGGATTGAAGAGGTCGACGCAGCAGGGGACAAATTGACCAGTTGGCGGATTCCCGGAACACGACTCACAATCGCACGGATGGAAGAGGGGCCGCAAAAACATGAGTACCTGTTTTCAAAAGGGACCGTTGATCGAGCAGTACGCTATTACCAGGATATGAAGGCGTACCCTTATCGAACTTCAGGACCTGAAACATCACCCGGGTTTTACCGTTGGTATTTTTCTTCTCCCGGTCATTCAGCGGTGGTACCAATCATTGAGAGATTGCCCAAGGGGTTTCGCGATCAGGTATTTGGTATGGCGGTCTGGAAGTGGCCTGCGCTTTTTCTTTCGATCATTGTGGCGAGTCTGGTAATGCTACTAATCTACCGTATTCATTTTAGACTGACTCAACGTTGGAAAGGCAAGAACATCGTTTGTTACTGCTTGACGATTATATTTCCGATTTTAGCTGTGTTCGCTCCTTTCATCGTAACATATGTAGTGAAAGATCAACTCATCGTACGGGGATGGCCTTTATATATTGTCGATTTTACCTCTCTTCTGATTGCATTACTGGCTTCCATTTTTGTTGTGTTTGCTGCCAGTAATCGTGTGGCAGAAACGATCATCGCTTCACCGAAAATTAATCCACAAGGCCTCAATGCGCAATTAATTCGAATCATTTCAAGACTGATGAGCATGGTGATAGCCGTCGCAGTATTTCTTGTTGGTGGGCAGTATCTGGGAATCAAGTTGACAACATTATTAGCCAGTGCTGGGATTGGTGGGTTTGCTGTGGCACTTGCGGCACAGGATACATTGAAAACTTTGTTTGGCACAATCATGTTAATGGCTGACAAACCGTTTCGGGTGGGGGAGCGTATTCAATTCAATCAATATGATGGTAACGTAGAAGACATTGGTTTGCGCTCAACGCGCGTTCGACTTTTGACTGGGAATCTGGTAACGATTCCGAATGATGAGCTCGCGCGTTGTGATATCGAAAACATCACCCGTCGGCCTTATATCCGTCGTAGTGCAGATATCAAAATTCCATTAGATACTCACAGAACAAAAGTAGAACAATGCATCGAGATCATCCGAAATACCCTAAAGGATCATGAAGGAATGAATCCAGATTTACCAGCGCGCGTTTATTTCGATGAGTTCAACGATGATTCTTTCAATATCAAAGTGATTTATTGGTATACACCACCAGAATTTTGGGATTTTTTAGCGTTTAGCCAGAAGGTGAATCTGCAAATCTTTCAAGCATTTGAAGAACAGGGGATTCAATTCTCACAACCATTACGTGTCGTTCATACTGACACGGAAAGTCAAGGATCGTGA
- a CDS encoding DEAD/DEAH box helicase, with amino-acid sequence MKTFKELDLLEPIQCALADEKYVTPTPIQVQTIPAALQEHDVLGCAQTGTGKTAALALPILNRLGQTNRKAVPNHPFALVLAPTRELAIQIGESFATYGQHLKLRQALVYGGVNQGKQVRALNRGAHILVATPGRLLDLINQGHIKLNQLETFVLDEADRMLDMGFLPDLKRIIEELPDQRQSLFFSATLPPKITELAQSLLRNPVNVNVTPKSTSVEQIEQRIVYLDRRNKLTLLQKVLDSKDVERALVFTKTKRTANTLAQQLMRCRINATAIHGNKSQNARQRALEAFRNKQVQVLVATDVAARGIDIDGITHVVNFDLPIEPEAYVHRIGRTGRAGAAGIALSFCTDDERRELRAIEQLIGKKIPIDRNHPQPGRRDSKPLNAPSERRKPSRKQQASKKPGHSQRARNRRPGFAVDGADKPKRRRRKGQTPRQRTKQIN; translated from the coding sequence TTGAAGACTTTTAAAGAACTTGACTTATTAGAACCCATTCAGTGCGCACTGGCCGATGAAAAGTATGTAACGCCGACTCCTATTCAGGTACAAACGATTCCAGCCGCTCTGCAAGAACATGATGTCTTAGGTTGTGCCCAAACGGGTACAGGCAAAACAGCTGCGCTCGCCTTACCGATTCTGAACCGACTGGGACAAACCAACCGCAAGGCTGTCCCAAATCATCCCTTCGCACTTGTGTTGGCTCCCACACGAGAACTGGCAATTCAAATTGGAGAGAGTTTTGCAACCTACGGCCAACATCTTAAGCTACGACAGGCTTTGGTCTATGGAGGCGTGAATCAGGGAAAACAGGTGCGAGCCTTAAATCGGGGCGCACATATTCTTGTCGCCACACCGGGACGCTTACTTGACCTGATCAACCAGGGGCATATCAAATTAAATCAATTAGAGACATTCGTTCTGGATGAAGCAGACCGGATGCTCGACATGGGATTTCTGCCCGACCTCAAACGGATTATTGAAGAGCTACCAGATCAACGTCAGTCACTCTTCTTTTCCGCTACGTTGCCTCCCAAAATTACAGAGCTTGCACAAAGTTTGCTCAGAAATCCCGTGAACGTCAATGTGACTCCGAAATCAACTAGTGTAGAACAGATCGAGCAACGTATTGTATACCTTGATCGAAGAAATAAGTTGACACTCCTGCAAAAAGTACTTGATTCTAAAGACGTCGAGCGGGCTTTGGTATTTACAAAAACGAAACGCACTGCCAACACACTTGCCCAGCAGTTAATGCGATGTCGTATTAACGCTACAGCAATCCACGGTAACAAATCACAAAACGCGCGACAAAGGGCCTTAGAAGCATTTCGAAACAAACAAGTGCAGGTTTTAGTAGCAACTGACGTTGCCGCAAGAGGTATTGATATCGATGGAATCACACACGTTGTCAATTTTGATCTACCCATTGAACCGGAAGCCTATGTGCATCGCATTGGACGAACGGGGCGGGCGGGCGCAGCGGGAATTGCCTTGTCGTTTTGTACTGATGATGAACGTCGTGAATTACGAGCTATTGAGCAATTGATTGGCAAAAAAATTCCTATCGACAGAAATCATCCACAGCCTGGTCGTCGGGACTCCAAGCCTTTAAATGCACCGAGTGAACGACGAAAACCATCTCGCAAACAGCAGGCTTCAAAAAAACCGGGACACTCTCAAAGAGCCCGCAATCGCCGGCCTGGATTTGCTGTGGACGGGGCAGACAAACCAAAGCGCAGACGCCGTAAAGGGCAAACACCACGACAACGTACCAAACAAATAAATTAA
- a CDS encoding ferrochelatase produces MINSYDAILVVSFGGPEGLDDVIPFLENVLRGKNVPRERMLEVAEHYQHFGGVSPINEQNRLLINALEQELEQHGPHLPIYWGNRNWDPLLPDTLEQMKQAGIKRTLAFFTSAFSSYSGCRQYREDIQRAQEQVGEGAPEVQKMRVFYNHPGFIEAMVERTQEALTQVPEERRDQAHILFTAHSIPLTMASGCQYEAQLKESARLVSERLGSYQWDLVYQSRSGPPQQPWLEPDVCDFITQMGDKNEVRDIVIVPIGFVSDHMEVLFDLDTEAKDVGEKLGINVVRAKTVGVHPRFITMIRELIEERINGAEERPALGDRGASHDVCPVDCCLRTTEARR; encoded by the coding sequence ATGATAAATTCATACGATGCAATTTTAGTGGTTTCTTTTGGTGGTCCTGAAGGGCTCGATGATGTAATCCCTTTTCTGGAGAATGTGTTGCGAGGTAAAAATGTGCCTCGGGAGCGGATGTTGGAAGTGGCTGAACACTATCAACACTTTGGGGGTGTCAGTCCCATCAACGAGCAGAATCGTTTATTAATCAATGCATTGGAACAAGAGCTTGAGCAACATGGGCCTCATCTACCAATCTATTGGGGTAACCGAAATTGGGATCCACTTCTGCCTGATACTCTGGAGCAGATGAAACAAGCGGGAATTAAACGCACATTGGCTTTTTTTACCTCAGCTTTCAGTTCCTATTCTGGTTGTCGACAATATCGGGAAGATATTCAACGTGCTCAGGAGCAGGTAGGGGAAGGGGCTCCTGAAGTTCAAAAGATGAGAGTCTTTTACAATCATCCCGGTTTCATTGAAGCGATGGTTGAACGAACACAAGAGGCGCTCACTCAAGTTCCTGAAGAGAGACGCGATCAGGCACATATTTTATTTACTGCTCACAGTATTCCTCTCACTATGGCCTCCGGGTGTCAATATGAGGCACAGTTGAAAGAGTCTGCCCGACTCGTGAGTGAGCGGCTGGGATCGTATCAATGGGATCTGGTATATCAAAGTCGTAGTGGTCCTCCTCAGCAACCCTGGCTGGAACCTGACGTTTGTGATTTTATCACTCAGATGGGAGATAAGAATGAAGTGCGGGACATCGTGATCGTTCCTATCGGGTTTGTTTCCGATCATATGGAGGTTCTATTCGATTTAGATACGGAAGCCAAAGATGTGGGAGAGAAATTGGGTATCAATGTAGTTCGCGCCAAAACTGTGGGAGTGCATCCCCGGTTTATCACGATGATCCGTGAGTTGATTGAAGAACGGATTAATGGTGCAGAGGAACGTCCTGCATTAGGTGACCGGGGAGCCAGTCACGATGTCTGTCCAGTCGATTGCTGTTTGCGCACGACTGAAGCTAGGCGTTAA
- the msrA gene encoding peptide-methionine (S)-S-oxide reductase MsrA yields MTLTQLPLLVFVGISLTTMLTLLSGCEKSLTQEDRPVAIAEEQPESNSTPVAQEVEDGLEVATLGSGCFWCTEAVFRELKGVKSAVSGYSGGKVPNPTYKAVSAGTTDHAEVIQITYDPKQISFTDVLKVFWETHDPTTLNRQGADVGTQYRSAVFYHNNQQKEEATEYKKQLDESGKFKSPIVTEITAFKEFYPAEDYHQDYFKLNPNQQYCQYVIRPKLEKFRSKFADKLKTEEK; encoded by the coding sequence ATGACATTGACACAATTACCACTCTTGGTTTTCGTTGGTATCTCTCTCACCACAATGCTGACTTTGTTGAGTGGTTGTGAAAAATCGCTCACACAAGAGGACCGTCCCGTCGCGATTGCCGAGGAACAACCAGAATCAAATTCCACACCTGTTGCTCAGGAAGTAGAAGACGGGCTTGAAGTCGCCACGCTTGGGTCAGGCTGCTTCTGGTGCACTGAAGCTGTATTTCGCGAATTGAAAGGGGTCAAATCTGCTGTCTCCGGATATTCAGGCGGTAAGGTTCCCAACCCCACTTATAAAGCTGTGAGTGCGGGCACAACAGACCATGCCGAAGTCATTCAGATTACTTACGATCCCAAACAGATTTCGTTCACAGATGTACTCAAAGTATTTTGGGAAACACATGACCCCACAACCTTAAATCGACAAGGTGCTGATGTGGGTACACAATACCGTTCTGCTGTCTTTTATCATAACAATCAGCAAAAAGAAGAAGCCACTGAGTATAAAAAACAACTGGATGAATCAGGGAAATTTAAAAGTCCTATCGTGACAGAAATCACTGCTTTCAAAGAATTTTATCCTGCCGAGGACTATCACCAGGACTACTTTAAGCTCAATCCGAATCAGCAGTATTGCCAATACGTCATCCGCCCAAAATTAGAAAAATTCCGCAGTAAATTCGCTGATAAGCTGAAAACAGAAGAGAAATAG
- a CDS encoding DUF1501 domain-containing protein encodes MMHYSRRQFLADNAMGIGTVALAWLLKQDNLLAKPKSVSIKQPHFDLTPKKAQFVPQSKAMISLFQHGGPAHMDLTDPKPELTKFSGTDFKGDIQYSFVNQASKKLLGSPWKFRKHGECGTELSELLPNLGEIVDDVCLIRSMHTGANGHEVSIRYFHGGIPGVLGRPNLGSWLVYGLGTESQDLPAYMVLTDPGGLPVDGVTNWSNGFMPSLFQGTVLRPKEPRILNLDAPPHLRGSLQAQNLELLQALNRKHFKTHPHESDLEARIASYELAARMQTSAREALDLSQETKATQDMYGLDNPKTREYGTRCLIARRLVERGVRFVQLFLAGQPWDNHSNITTGLPAICGRTDKPSAALVKDLKQRGMLESTLVHWGGEIGRLPVTQSHGDPKKAGRDHNGQGFSIWLAGGGIKGGMAFGKTDEFGHRAVENVVTPNDFQATIMRLFGLDFKQLLYHYNGQEQIITNGRPAKVVSPILENPPEALS; translated from the coding sequence ATGATGCATTATAGTCGAAGACAATTTCTCGCAGACAACGCAATGGGCATTGGAACTGTGGCGCTAGCCTGGTTATTGAAACAGGACAACCTACTCGCGAAGCCTAAGAGTGTTTCCATTAAGCAGCCGCATTTCGATTTGACTCCTAAAAAAGCGCAATTCGTTCCACAATCCAAGGCGATGATTTCATTGTTTCAGCATGGCGGTCCTGCACATATGGATTTGACCGATCCCAAACCGGAGCTGACTAAGTTTAGTGGAACCGATTTCAAAGGAGACATCCAATACAGTTTCGTAAATCAGGCGAGTAAAAAATTACTAGGCAGTCCCTGGAAATTTCGCAAACATGGTGAGTGTGGAACCGAGCTGTCTGAATTGTTGCCAAATTTGGGAGAAATTGTTGATGACGTTTGTCTGATTCGTTCCATGCATACCGGGGCGAATGGACATGAAGTTTCGATTCGTTACTTTCATGGTGGTATTCCCGGAGTGCTGGGCCGACCCAATTTAGGTTCGTGGTTAGTTTACGGATTAGGAACAGAGTCACAAGATCTGCCAGCTTATATGGTGTTAACCGATCCAGGCGGGCTCCCCGTTGATGGTGTGACAAACTGGTCGAACGGATTCATGCCTTCGTTATTTCAAGGAACGGTTTTGCGTCCTAAAGAACCGCGCATTTTGAATCTGGATGCACCACCACATTTACGTGGTTCTCTGCAAGCACAAAACCTGGAACTGTTGCAGGCTTTAAATCGTAAGCATTTTAAAACTCACCCCCATGAATCGGATCTGGAAGCGCGAATTGCAAGTTATGAACTGGCTGCCCGGATGCAAACTTCGGCCCGTGAAGCACTCGACCTTTCGCAAGAAACAAAGGCGACGCAAGACATGTACGGTCTCGACAATCCCAAAACACGAGAGTATGGAACACGGTGTCTGATAGCCCGTCGTCTGGTTGAACGAGGTGTCCGGTTTGTACAACTATTCCTGGCGGGTCAACCATGGGATAATCATAGCAATATTACAACAGGATTGCCTGCTATTTGTGGTCGAACTGATAAGCCTTCCGCAGCGCTTGTTAAAGACTTAAAACAACGAGGCATGCTCGAGTCGACCCTGGTCCATTGGGGGGGAGAGATCGGGCGGCTTCCGGTCACTCAAAGTCATGGTGATCCGAAAAAAGCTGGTCGCGACCACAATGGGCAGGGATTCAGCATCTGGCTTGCCGGAGGTGGTATTAAAGGGGGAATGGCATTTGGTAAAACAGATGAGTTTGGTCATCGCGCAGTCGAAAACGTGGTGACCCCCAATGATTTTCAGGCTACCATTATGCGTCTCTTCGGCCTCGACTTTAAGCAACTTCTTTACCATTATAATGGCCAGGAGCAAATCATTACCAACGGCCGGCCTGCCAAAGTCGTTTCGCCGATCTTGGAAAATCCTCCTGAAGCTCTAAGCTAG